One part of the Pseudomonas sp. MYb118 genome encodes these proteins:
- a CDS encoding glycerophosphodiester phosphodiesterase, with amino-acid sequence MPAPFTKRALLLSLMLGFAQAQAASGPGPVALAAESGIPHPAVIAHRGASYDAPESTAAAYRAARDLGADYLEMDLQRSKDGVLFALHDNNLQRTTDVATKFPERKDSPANAFTMAELKTLDAGSWFNAAYPDRARPSFVGLKILTLDEIIDIAQANPLHKPGLYIETKEPKQFPGIERDLKAKLQDRGWLIPAGAKGKRKELAVGQGKGRVVLQTFEKSSLELLEKEMPQVPKILLLWVGEGNIEPKSKVSFAESGDKDHAAYYARQEPKSKAEFQQWVDYAKAQGAIGTGPSAALTHGGDQSYADLAKPWMNQYTHDQGLLVHVYTVDDAVDYQKVMAAGVDGIFTNRASELLKFYKRPAAASVGQILQNNGY; translated from the coding sequence ATGCCTGCACCTTTTACCAAGCGCGCCCTGCTGCTGAGCCTGATGCTCGGTTTCGCCCAGGCCCAGGCCGCGAGCGGGCCAGGCCCTGTGGCACTGGCCGCCGAATCAGGCATCCCGCACCCGGCGGTGATCGCCCACCGTGGCGCCTCCTACGACGCGCCGGAATCCACCGCTGCCGCCTACCGGGCCGCGCGCGACCTGGGCGCCGATTACCTGGAAATGGACCTGCAACGCAGCAAGGACGGCGTGCTCTTCGCCCTGCACGACAACAACCTGCAACGCACCACCGACGTCGCCACCAAATTCCCCGAGCGCAAGGACAGCCCGGCCAATGCCTTCACCATGGCCGAACTGAAAACCCTGGACGCCGGCAGCTGGTTCAACGCCGCCTACCCGGACCGTGCACGCCCGTCCTTCGTCGGCCTGAAGATCCTGACCCTCGATGAAATCATCGACATCGCCCAGGCCAATCCGCTGCACAAACCCGGCCTGTACATCGAGACCAAGGAGCCCAAGCAGTTTCCCGGTATCGAGCGTGACCTCAAGGCAAAACTCCAGGATCGCGGCTGGCTGATTCCGGCCGGGGCCAAGGGCAAGCGCAAGGAACTGGCGGTCGGCCAGGGCAAGGGCCGCGTGGTGTTGCAGACGTTCGAGAAGAGCAGCCTGGAACTGCTGGAAAAAGAAATGCCGCAGGTGCCGAAGATCCTGTTGCTGTGGGTGGGCGAAGGCAATATCGAGCCCAAGTCCAAGGTGAGTTTCGCCGAGTCGGGCGACAAGGATCACGCGGCGTACTACGCCAGGCAGGAACCGAAGAGCAAAGCCGAATTCCAGCAATGGGTCGACTACGCCAAGGCCCAGGGCGCCATCGGCACCGGCCCTTCCGCGGCGCTGACCCACGGTGGCGACCAGAGCTACGCCGACCTGGCGAAACCGTGGATGAACCAGTACACCCACGATCAGGGCTTGCTGGTGCACGTGTACACGGTCGATGACGCGGTGGATTACCAGAAGGTCATGGCGGCGGGTGTCGATGGCATCTTCACCAACCGGGCGAGCGAGTTGCTGAAGTTCTACAAGCGTCCGGCAGCAGCGAGTGTTGGGCAGATTTTGCAGAACAATGGGTATTGA
- a CDS encoding PepSY domain-containing protein, producing MKTLTALFTAATLTLTAGLAQAADVPVDQIPQLVKDGKIKPLEELNQIVLKLHPGATITDSDLDQHTNLYEYEVELRDAKNVEWDVDLNAATGEVLKNKQDN from the coding sequence ATGAAAACCCTGACTGCCCTGTTCACCGCTGCCACCCTGACCCTCACCGCCGGCCTGGCGCAAGCAGCCGATGTGCCTGTGGATCAAATCCCTCAGTTGGTCAAGGACGGCAAGATCAAGCCGCTCGAAGAGCTGAACCAGATCGTCCTGAAACTGCACCCAGGTGCGACCATCACCGACAGCGATCTGGATCAGCACACCAACCTCTACGAGTACGAAGTCGAGCTGCGTGATGCCAAGAACGTGGAATGGGATGTGGACCTGAATGCGGCCACGGGTGAAGTCCTGAAGAACAAACAGGACAATTGA
- a CDS encoding methyl-accepting chemotaxis protein gives MSLQKSLRAQILALLSGSLLAMLLIALACFHFLSNGVKSYANLIEGPLHTSQLIDEANLQFKIQVQEWKNVLLRGKQPADLDKYWKQFEDRQRDVQGILGELAGQQGIESSLKTRIERLREEHRLLGAAYQKGRDAYVASGGDPAAGDAAVKGVDRASSEQMSALVAELRKLGNEQSVLISASANHTVLLGIIVMLVSGLLIGLLSLWLVNRNLVAPIQKLIEYVAQLSQGKFAERVASNRQDELGKLATAANTLRDFLADTFSRLQVSTQDLDSASGELKSIAGLMASGTNEQFSRTDQVATAMNEMSATAQEVARHAADAARAADDADHSAQQGEKVMQGTIHTITRMRGEIANTATVIRQLETDSGRIGKVLEVIRGIAEQTNLLALNAAIEAARAGEAGRGFAVVADEVRSLAQRTAASIIEINQIIETVQTGAVDAAHAIESGQSRSEESVKQVTEAGAMLERITHAVEAIRDMNRQIATAAEEQTSVAEDISRNLTEITSIASTNLDNVQRTEAASHNLHGLSGQLNEVTARLSA, from the coding sequence ATGTCTTTGCAAAAGTCCTTGAGAGCTCAAATTCTCGCCCTGCTCAGTGGCAGCCTGCTGGCGATGCTGTTGATCGCGCTGGCGTGCTTTCACTTCCTGTCCAACGGTGTGAAGAGCTATGCGAACCTGATCGAAGGCCCGCTGCACACTTCGCAATTGATCGACGAAGCCAACCTGCAATTCAAGATCCAGGTCCAGGAATGGAAAAACGTGTTGCTGCGCGGCAAGCAACCGGCGGACCTGGACAAGTACTGGAAACAATTCGAAGACCGCCAGCGCGACGTGCAAGGCATCCTCGGCGAACTGGCCGGGCAGCAGGGCATCGAGTCATCGCTGAAAACCCGCATCGAGCGTTTGCGTGAAGAACATCGCCTGCTCGGCGCTGCGTATCAGAAGGGCCGCGACGCCTACGTCGCTTCCGGTGGCGACCCGGCGGCGGGTGATGCGGCGGTCAAGGGCGTGGACCGCGCCAGCAGCGAGCAGATGAGCGCGCTGGTGGCCGAGTTGCGCAAGCTGGGTAACGAGCAGTCGGTGCTGATCAGTGCCAGTGCCAATCACACCGTGCTGCTGGGCATCATCGTCATGCTGGTTTCCGGTTTGTTGATCGGCCTGCTGAGCCTGTGGCTGGTCAACCGCAACCTGGTGGCGCCGATCCAGAAACTCATCGAATACGTGGCCCAGCTCAGCCAAGGCAAGTTCGCCGAGCGTGTCGCCAGCAACCGCCAGGATGAACTGGGCAAACTGGCCACCGCCGCCAACACCCTGCGTGATTTCCTCGCCGACACCTTCAGCCGTTTGCAGGTCAGCACCCAGGACCTGGACAGCGCCAGTGGTGAGTTGAAGTCGATTGCCGGGCTGATGGCCAGCGGCACCAACGAGCAGTTCAGCCGCACCGATCAGGTGGCCACGGCAATGAACGAAATGTCCGCCACCGCCCAGGAAGTGGCGCGCCACGCCGCCGACGCCGCACGGGCCGCCGACGATGCCGACCACTCGGCGCAGCAGGGCGAGAAAGTCATGCAGGGCACCATCCACACCATCACCCGCATGCGCGGCGAGATCGCCAACACGGCGACGGTCATCCGCCAACTGGAAACCGACAGCGGCCGCATCGGCAAGGTGCTGGAAGTGATTCGCGGCATCGCCGAGCAGACCAACCTGCTGGCGCTCAACGCGGCCATCGAAGCGGCGCGTGCCGGTGAAGCCGGGCGTGGTTTTGCCGTGGTGGCCGATGAAGTGCGCAGCCTGGCCCAGCGCACGGCGGCTTCGATCATCGAGATCAACCAGATCATCGAAACCGTGCAGACCGGTGCGGTGGATGCCGCTCACGCCATCGAAAGCGGCCAGTCGCGCAGCGAAGAAAGCGTAAAGCAGGTGACCGAGGCCGGCGCCATGCTCGAGCGCATCACCCACGCCGTCGAAGCCATCCGCGACATGAACCGCCAGATCGCCACGGCCGCCGAAGAACAGACTTCGGTGGCCGAGGATATCTCGCGCAACCTCACGGAAATCACCAGCATTGCCAGTACCAACCTGGACAACGTGCAGCGCACCGAGGCCGCCAGCCACAACCTGCACGGGTTGTCGGGGCAGCTCAACGAAGTGACGGCGCGCTTGAGCGCGTGA
- a CDS encoding transporter, whose amino-acid sequence MNHSIDQSHRDPDLFGLLYGFSFRPGERGREIDSAMALRRLQQSDDDEEFLWLHLNLAHAACERWMKNHLELPDEFFEALHEGSRSTRIEHVDSALLAVVNDVVFNLSSMVSSDVSTLWVCVRSRLIISARLQPLHSVDKLRSSVKAGESFRSPLELLVHLLRDQGEVLTQIVRKTSQSVDQIEDELLSSRLSTNRAELGTNRRVLVRLQRLLALEPGSLLRLLNRPPPWLQKEDVKELRKSTEEFALIINDLTALGERIKLLQEEIAANLNEQSNRTLFTLTVVTVLALPINIIAGFFGMNVGGVPLAGDPEGFWILVALVVTFTVIAGRWAFRKRQDY is encoded by the coding sequence ATGAACCACAGCATCGATCAAAGTCATCGCGATCCAGACCTGTTCGGTCTGCTCTACGGCTTCAGTTTTCGCCCTGGCGAGCGCGGTCGCGAGATCGACTCGGCGATGGCGCTACGGCGCCTGCAACAGTCGGACGACGACGAAGAATTTCTCTGGCTGCACCTCAACCTCGCCCATGCCGCGTGCGAGCGCTGGATGAAAAACCACCTGGAATTGCCCGACGAGTTTTTCGAGGCCCTGCATGAGGGCTCGCGCTCGACGCGCATCGAGCATGTCGATTCGGCATTGCTGGCGGTGGTCAACGACGTGGTGTTCAACTTGAGCAGCATGGTTTCCTCCGACGTGTCGACGTTGTGGGTGTGCGTGCGCAGCCGGCTGATCATCAGCGCGCGCCTGCAACCGCTGCACTCGGTGGACAAGCTGCGCAGCTCGGTGAAGGCCGGCGAGAGCTTTCGCTCGCCGCTGGAGTTGCTGGTGCACCTGCTGCGCGACCAGGGCGAAGTGCTGACCCAGATCGTGCGCAAGACCAGCCAGAGTGTCGATCAGATCGAGGATGAATTGCTGTCCTCGCGCCTGTCGACCAACCGCGCGGAACTGGGCACCAACCGCCGGGTGCTGGTGCGCCTGCAACGGCTGCTGGCCCTGGAGCCGGGCTCGTTGCTGCGCCTGCTCAACCGCCCGCCGCCGTGGCTGCAGAAGGAAGACGTGAAGGAGTTGCGCAAATCCACCGAGGAGTTTGCGCTGATCATCAACGACCTCACGGCACTGGGCGAGCGCATCAAGCTGTTGCAGGAAGAGATCGCCGCCAATCTCAACGAACAGAGCAACCGCACGCTGTTCACCCTGACCGTGGTGACGGTGCTGGCGTTGCCGATCAACATCATTGCCGGTTTTTTTGGCATGAACGTTGGGGGCGTGCCGCTGGCGGGGGACCCGGAGGGGTTCTGGATTTTGGTGGCGTTGGTGGTGACGTTTACCGTGATTGCGGGGCGGTGGGCGTTTCGCAAGCGGCAGGATTATTGA
- a CDS encoding inorganic phosphate transporter, with protein MATPSFSTAQAPASSGRPQLDKKPSAFTLVIFFGVLASGLLFTAYSLMHDMHELGTVVTTWTPFLLLGVALLIALGFEFVNGFHDTANAVATVIYTNSMPPNFAVAWSGFFNFLGVLLSSGAVAFGIIALLPVELILQVGSSAGFAMIFALLIAAILWNLGTWWLGLPASSSHTLIGSIIGVGVANALMHGRDGTSGVDWAQATKIGYALLLSPLVGFGFAALLLLALRAFVKNRSLYKAPEGNTPPPWWIRGMLIVTCTGVSFAHGSNDGQKGMGLIMLILVGTLPMAYALNRTMPADQSLQFAAVAEVTQQALVKHSPQAAPADPRPVLSAYVSTKQVTPQLVPALAALTGNIGSAVKGYGSLSKVPAESVGNVRNDMYLTSETIRLMDKNKVGNFDADTTANLQLFKQQIDNATRFIPLWVKIAVAIALGLGTMVGWKRIVVTVGEKIGKTHLTYAQGASAETVAMLTIGAADMFGLPVSTTHVLSSGVAGTMVANGGGLQMKTIRNLVMAWVLTLPAAIVLSGSLYWLFTQIF; from the coding sequence ATGGCAACTCCTTCCTTCAGCACCGCCCAGGCCCCTGCCAGCAGCGGCCGGCCGCAACTCGACAAGAAACCCAGCGCCTTCACCCTGGTGATTTTCTTCGGTGTCCTGGCCAGCGGCCTGTTGTTCACCGCCTACAGCCTGATGCACGACATGCACGAACTCGGCACGGTGGTCACCACCTGGACGCCGTTCCTGTTGCTGGGCGTGGCGCTGCTGATCGCCCTGGGCTTCGAGTTCGTCAACGGCTTCCATGACACCGCCAACGCCGTGGCCACGGTGATCTACACCAACTCGATGCCGCCCAACTTCGCGGTGGCGTGGTCGGGCTTTTTCAACTTCCTCGGCGTGCTGCTGTCCAGCGGCGCGGTGGCGTTCGGCATCATCGCCCTGCTGCCCGTGGAGCTGATTCTGCAAGTCGGTTCGTCCGCCGGTTTCGCCATGATCTTCGCCCTGCTGATCGCCGCGATCCTGTGGAACCTCGGCACCTGGTGGCTGGGCTTGCCGGCCTCGTCGTCGCACACGCTGATCGGTTCGATCATCGGCGTCGGCGTGGCCAACGCGCTGATGCACGGGCGCGACGGCACTAGCGGCGTGGACTGGGCGCAGGCGACCAAGATCGGTTATGCGTTGCTGCTGTCGCCGCTGGTGGGGTTCGGTTTTGCCGCGCTGTTGCTGCTGGCCCTGCGCGCCTTCGTCAAGAACCGCTCGCTGTACAAGGCGCCGGAAGGCAACACGCCGCCACCGTGGTGGATCCGCGGCATGTTGATCGTGACCTGCACCGGTGTGTCGTTCGCCCACGGTTCCAACGACGGCCAGAAGGGCATGGGCCTGATCATGCTGATCCTGGTGGGTACCCTGCCGATGGCCTACGCGCTGAACCGCACCATGCCGGCCGATCAGTCGCTGCAGTTTGCCGCCGTGGCCGAAGTCACCCAGCAGGCGCTGGTCAAGCATTCGCCGCAGGCAGCACCGGCCGATCCGCGCCCGGTGCTGTCCGCTTACGTGAGTACCAAGCAGGTCACGCCACAACTGGTGCCGGCGCTGGCTGCGCTGACCGGCAACATCGGCTCGGCGGTCAAGGGCTACGGCTCGTTGTCCAAGGTGCCGGCGGAGTCCGTGGGCAACGTGCGTAACGACATGTACCTGACCAGCGAAACCATTCGCCTGATGGACAAGAACAAGGTCGGCAACTTCGACGCCGACACCACGGCCAACCTGCAACTGTTCAAGCAGCAGATCGACAACGCCACACGCTTCATTCCGCTGTGGGTGAAGATCGCCGTGGCGATTGCCCTGGGCCTGGGCACCATGGTCGGCTGGAAACGCATCGTGGTGACGGTCGGCGAAAAGATCGGCAAGACCCACCTGACCTACGCCCAGGGCGCGTCGGCCGAAACCGTGGCGATGCTGACCATCGGCGCGGCGGACATGTTCGGCCTGCCGGTGTCGACCACCCACGTGCTGTCCTCGGGCGTGGCCGGGACCATGGTCGCCAACGGCGGCGGCTTGCAGATGAAGACCATCCGCAACCTGGTGATGGCCTGGGTGCTGACCTTGCCGGCGGCGATCGTGTTGTCGGGGAGTTTGTATTGGCTTTTTACCCAGATCTTCTAG
- a CDS encoding multidrug/biocide efflux PACE transporter encodes MNTRKSLTERICQAIGFELLAILICTPLLAWIMDKPMLDMGAVTMALAFLALGWNVVFNGVFDRVLQRFAIVHNAWTRVVHALLFEGGLVAVGVPLIAWWLDVSLLQAFVMDIGVLLFFLPYTYVYHWGYDVMRARMVGA; translated from the coding sequence ATGAACACCCGCAAATCCCTTACCGAACGCATCTGCCAGGCTATCGGCTTCGAACTGCTGGCGATCCTGATCTGTACGCCGCTGCTGGCCTGGATCATGGACAAACCGATGCTCGACATGGGCGCGGTAACCATGGCGCTGGCCTTCCTCGCCCTAGGCTGGAACGTGGTGTTCAACGGCGTGTTCGACCGCGTGTTGCAGCGCTTTGCCATCGTCCACAACGCCTGGACGCGGGTGGTGCACGCATTGCTGTTCGAAGGTGGCCTGGTGGCGGTCGGCGTGCCGCTGATCGCCTGGTGGCTGGACGTCAGCCTGTTGCAGGCGTTCGTGATGGACATCGGCGTGCTGCTGTTTTTCTTGCCGTACACCTACGTCTACCACTGGGGTTACGACGTGATGCGGGCGCGGATGGTCGGTGCCTGA
- a CDS encoding LysR family transcriptional regulator, with translation MASQEVLQAFVQAATQGSFSAAARKLGRSQSTVSAAVASLEIDLDLILFDRSSRKPTLTPAGHVMLQRAEEILAATSRLEMSASQLAQGVEPKLTVAMSDTYQSDRFEAALSAFEQRYPELEFECLIAECDDLIALVQSGRAQVAFAEQQPSYPPDLESATVQERTDIALFVSRDHPLAALSGIDQAELQQHRELRLAAIVNPYETRAKGRVWSAPSYLMLLEMAEGGFGWAPLPRWLVGRFGAGTLQELDVRGWPKPLFVDALWSRLHPPGPAGSWLLGKMLE, from the coding sequence ATGGCCTCCCAGGAAGTGTTGCAGGCGTTCGTCCAGGCGGCGACCCAAGGTTCGTTTTCGGCGGCGGCGCGCAAGCTCGGGCGCAGTCAGTCGACCGTCAGCGCGGCGGTGGCGAGCCTGGAGATCGACCTCGACCTGATCCTGTTCGACCGCAGCAGCCGCAAACCGACGCTGACCCCGGCCGGGCATGTGATGTTGCAGCGCGCCGAGGAAATCCTCGCCGCCACCAGTCGCTTGGAGATGAGCGCCAGCCAGTTGGCCCAAGGGGTGGAGCCGAAGCTGACGGTGGCGATGTCCGACACCTATCAATCGGACCGTTTCGAGGCGGCGCTCAGTGCCTTCGAGCAGCGTTACCCGGAGCTGGAATTCGAATGTCTGATCGCCGAATGCGACGACCTGATCGCCCTGGTGCAAAGCGGCCGGGCCCAGGTGGCGTTCGCCGAGCAGCAGCCCAGTTATCCGCCGGACCTGGAAAGCGCCACGGTGCAGGAACGCACGGACATTGCCTTGTTCGTGTCCCGCGATCATCCGCTGGCGGCGCTATCGGGCATCGACCAGGCGGAGTTGCAGCAGCACCGCGAATTGCGCCTGGCGGCCATCGTCAACCCGTACGAAACCCGCGCCAAGGGGCGAGTGTGGTCAGCGCCCAGTTACCTGATGCTGCTGGAAATGGCCGAGGGTGGCTTTGGCTGGGCGCCACTGCCGCGCTGGCTGGTCGGGCGCTTCGGCGCCGGGACCTTGCAGGAGCTGGACGTGCGCGGCTGGCCCAAGCCGCTGTTCGTCGATGCGCTGTGGTCGCGCCTGCACCCACCGGGGCCGGCGGGGAGTTGGTTGTTGGGGAAAATGTTGGAGTGA
- a CDS encoding RNA polymerase sigma factor, which produces MSGMSVKARVEQVYREESRRILATLIRLLGDFDLAEEALHEAFFVAVERWQRDGVPDNPRTWLVSTGRFKAIDVLRRRARFAASRPLLIAQAEALEQSDWSDDDVEDDRLRLIFTCCHPALAADAQVPLTLREVCDLTTEEIAQAFLCAPATIAQRIVRAKAKIRDAKIPYQVPTLAELPERLDSVLRVIYLVFNEGYSASVGSELTREELTREAIRLGRLLMELLPEPEVMGLLAMMLLHESRRTARTSPSGELILLDEQDRSLWDADMIAEGCALIERALGMRRFGPYCLQAAISAVHAEAATAEETDWEQIVGLYGVLLAAMPSPVIELNRAVAIAKRDGPLAGLTLVEAILARGDLQDYHLAHSARAEFCRQLGRVEDARAAYERALALTQQVPERRFIEGRIKGLE; this is translated from the coding sequence ATGAGCGGGATGTCAGTCAAGGCCCGGGTCGAGCAGGTGTACCGCGAGGAATCGCGGCGCATTCTGGCGACCCTGATCCGCTTGCTTGGCGATTTCGACCTGGCCGAAGAGGCGCTGCACGAGGCGTTTTTCGTCGCGGTCGAACGCTGGCAGCGCGACGGTGTGCCGGACAACCCGCGCACCTGGCTGGTGTCCACCGGGCGCTTCAAGGCCATCGACGTGCTGCGCCGGCGCGCGCGCTTTGCCGCCTCCCGACCGCTGTTGATCGCCCAGGCCGAGGCGCTGGAACAGAGCGACTGGAGTGACGACGATGTGGAAGACGACCGCCTGCGCCTGATTTTCACCTGCTGCCACCCGGCCCTGGCGGCGGACGCCCAGGTGCCGCTGACACTGCGTGAAGTCTGCGACCTGACCACCGAGGAAATAGCACAGGCCTTTCTCTGTGCGCCGGCGACCATTGCCCAGCGCATCGTGCGCGCCAAGGCGAAGATTCGCGACGCGAAAATCCCCTATCAGGTGCCGACCCTGGCCGAGTTGCCCGAACGGCTCGACAGCGTGTTGCGGGTGATTTACCTGGTGTTCAACGAAGGTTACTCGGCGTCGGTGGGCAGCGAGTTGACCCGCGAGGAACTGACCCGCGAAGCGATCCGCCTCGGGCGCTTGTTGATGGAACTGTTGCCCGAGCCCGAAGTGATGGGTCTGCTGGCGATGATGCTGTTGCATGAGTCGCGGCGCACGGCACGCACCTCGCCCAGTGGTGAGTTGATCCTGCTGGATGAACAGGATCGGTCCTTGTGGGATGCCGACATGATTGCCGAAGGTTGTGCATTGATCGAGCGGGCCCTGGGCATGCGTCGCTTCGGGCCTTACTGCCTGCAAGCGGCGATCTCGGCGGTGCACGCCGAGGCGGCGACGGCAGAGGAGACCGATTGGGAACAGATCGTCGGGTTGTACGGAGTGTTGCTGGCGGCGATGCCGTCGCCGGTGATCGAACTGAACCGCGCGGTGGCGATTGCCAAGCGCGATGGGCCATTGGCGGGGCTGACGCTGGTCGAGGCGATTCTTGCGCGAGGGGATTTGCAGGACTATCACCTGGCGCACTCGGCGCGGGCGGAGTTCTGTCGGCAGTTGGGGCGGGTGGAGGATGCGCGAGCGGCGTATGAGCGGGCGTTGGCATTGACTCAGCAGGTGCCGGAGCGGCGGTTTATAGAGGGGCGGATCAAGGGGTTGGAGTGA
- a CDS encoding YciI family protein, which yields MKYLCLVYSNEQELHSLPESPKDAECMAYAESIQGSGRMLAAEALESVQTATTVRMRNGKLSITDGPFAETKEQLAGFYLIDVKDLNEALQVAGHIPAARVGCVEVRPVRQLNLEG from the coding sequence ATGAAGTATCTATGCCTGGTCTACAGCAACGAGCAGGAGCTGCACTCCCTGCCCGAAAGCCCCAAGGACGCCGAGTGCATGGCTTACGCCGAGTCGATTCAGGGCAGCGGCCGGATGCTGGCGGCCGAGGCGCTGGAGTCGGTGCAGACCGCCACCACGGTGCGCATGCGCAACGGCAAGCTGTCGATCACCGACGGCCCGTTCGCCGAAACCAAGGAGCAACTGGCCGGTTTCTACCTGATCGACGTCAAGGACCTTAACGAAGCCCTGCAGGTCGCCGGGCACATTCCGGCGGCCCGGGTCGGTTGCGTCGAGGTGCGCCCCGTCCGTCAATTGAACCTTGAGGGTTAA
- a CDS encoding nuclear transport factor 2 family protein gives MSATHEIEKLIDTYRQAVMAKDVDKIMALYGDDIVSFDAVKALQFRGKAAYRAHWLECMEMCQGPHTFDFDHMNVVADEHIAFAHWLAHCGGANEQGEVQACWMRVTACYRRDGGQWRIVHEHWSAPFDMQSGTALFDLKP, from the coding sequence ATGAGCGCGACCCACGAAATCGAGAAATTGATCGACACCTATCGCCAGGCAGTGATGGCCAAGGATGTCGATAAGATCATGGCCCTGTATGGCGACGACATCGTCTCCTTCGATGCGGTCAAGGCCCTGCAATTTCGCGGCAAGGCGGCCTATCGGGCGCACTGGCTCGAATGCATGGAAATGTGCCAGGGCCCGCACACGTTCGACTTCGACCACATGAACGTCGTCGCCGACGAGCACATCGCGTTCGCCCACTGGCTGGCCCATTGCGGCGGGGCCAACGAGCAGGGCGAAGTCCAGGCCTGCTGGATGCGGGTGACCGCCTGCTATCGGCGCGACGGCGGGCAATGGCGCATTGTCCATGAACACTGGTCGGCGCCGTTCGACATGCAGAGCGGCACGGCGCTGTTCGACTTGAAGCCCTGA
- a CDS encoding GNAT family N-acetyltransferase, which produces MSAKLVSYDSLNPRQRQQVEAIEVHQDQIKFSGDIHGALHTLLSKPGPGVKGFALLAEDVPVAFLLLKRPPALPVWADEHSATLHALQVDQRQQGKGYGKACLLALPAVAREAWPEIRGLELSVDADNAQAIGLYAKYGFVDSGEAYKGRIGYERRMGMSF; this is translated from the coding sequence ATGTCAGCAAAGCTCGTTTCTTACGACAGCCTGAACCCGCGACAGAGACAGCAGGTCGAGGCCATCGAAGTTCATCAGGATCAGATCAAGTTTTCCGGCGACATTCACGGCGCCTTGCACACGCTGCTGTCCAAACCGGGGCCTGGGGTCAAGGGTTTTGCCCTGCTGGCCGAAGACGTGCCGGTGGCCTTCCTGCTGCTCAAGCGCCCACCCGCCCTGCCCGTCTGGGCCGATGAACACAGCGCCACGTTGCACGCGCTGCAAGTCGACCAGCGTCAGCAGGGCAAGGGTTACGGCAAGGCGTGCCTGCTGGCGCTGCCCGCAGTGGCGCGCGAGGCGTGGCCGGAGATCAGGGGGTTGGAGTTGTCGGTGGATGCGGACAATGCGCAGGCGATCGGGCTGTATGCCAAGTATGGTTTTGTCGACAGCGGCGAGGCGTACAAGGGGCGGATTGGGTATGAGCGGCGGATGGGGATGAGTTTCTAA
- a CDS encoding GNAT family N-acetyltransferase, with protein MNTVIRNVTPADLDRCYAIETQAYEGDEAATREKIATRIATWPEGFIVAEVDGVVAGFINSGAAFEVEMSDEAFKELIGHDPAGPNVVIMSVVVHPDFQGQGLAKRLMSEFIERMRGLGKATIHLMCKERHIPLYAGFGFAYIKPSASDHGGMAWHEMVLSL; from the coding sequence ATGAACACCGTCATCCGCAACGTCACGCCCGCCGACCTGGACCGCTGCTACGCCATCGAAACCCAGGCCTATGAAGGCGACGAAGCCGCCACGCGTGAGAAAATCGCCACACGCATCGCCACCTGGCCTGAAGGTTTCATCGTCGCCGAAGTGGACGGCGTTGTAGCCGGTTTCATCAATTCCGGTGCGGCGTTCGAGGTGGAAATGTCCGACGAGGCCTTCAAGGAGCTGATCGGCCACGACCCGGCCGGGCCGAATGTGGTGATCATGTCGGTGGTGGTGCACCCGGACTTCCAGGGCCAGGGCCTGGCCAAGCGCCTGATGAGCGAATTCATCGAACGCATGCGCGGCCTGGGCAAGGCGACCATTCACCTGATGTGCAAGGAACGGCACATCCCGCTGTACGCCGGCTTCGGCTTTGCCTATATCAAGCCCTCGGCGTCGGACCATGGCGGGATGGCTTGGCATGAGATGGTATTGAGTCTCTGA
- a CDS encoding GyrI-like domain-containing protein, which translates to MDEPKSVELAEPRIEHGHFRLIAGLGGRFNQQTVKDIVTLWDQFVPHIGRIPGQVGGETYGVGCNFGDNDEFDYIAGVEISKLDDLPDTYRWVELPPQRYVVFDYKGPLSQLPQVFQYIHGTWLPQSGHELLQTPEFERYSDDFNPQLNTGTLEIWLPIKA; encoded by the coding sequence ATGGATGAGCCAAAATCCGTCGAACTGGCTGAACCACGTATCGAACATGGACACTTCCGATTGATCGCAGGCCTTGGCGGGCGCTTCAACCAGCAAACGGTCAAGGACATCGTCACGCTCTGGGATCAATTCGTGCCGCACATTGGCCGGATTCCTGGTCAGGTGGGAGGCGAGACCTACGGCGTCGGCTGCAATTTCGGCGACAACGACGAATTCGACTACATCGCCGGTGTCGAGATCAGCAAGCTCGACGACCTGCCGGACACCTACCGCTGGGTCGAACTTCCGCCCCAGCGTTACGTGGTGTTCGACTACAAGGGGCCGCTGAGCCAATTGCCGCAGGTCTTTCAGTACATCCACGGTACCTGGTTGCCGCAGTCCGGGCACGAGCTGCTGCAGACCCCGGAGTTCGAGCGCTACAGCGACGATTTCAATCCGCAGCTCAACACCGGTACGCTGGAAATCTGGCTGCCGATCAAGGCGTAG